A single window of Gemmatimonadaceae bacterium DNA harbors:
- a CDS encoding aminotransferase class V-fold PLP-dependent enzyme has translation MTSRRDFLHGMASAGLAATPVFRETAIGALFRANAVAGDRTPDELADDEAYWSEIQRAFDTDRTLINLNNGGVCPTPSHVLEAMIRDLRFTNESPAEHMWRVLEPRIESVRRDLAREFGCDPEEMAITRGASEALENMIMGLDLKRGDEVVVTNQNYGRMLTAWQQRERREGIVVKQVAFKVPPPSMKYIADQIKAAVTPRTRIIEFPHITNLTGQIMPVREIVDFARPRNIEVFVDGAHAFGHFPFTRDELGVDYYGTSLHKWLLAPIGTGFLYVRKEKQKSLWPLMAAAPSQDNDIRKYEEIGTHPAANHNAISAALAFQRGIGGERKFARLRFLRDRWAKRLLAESPRVHVLTPFDAKQSGALGLFNVDGLEFDKLGAWLMTNYRIVNTPILHPEFNGIRITPNVYTTLDEIDTFADAVTKAIKKGIS, from the coding sequence GTGACCAGTCGTCGCGATTTTCTGCACGGAATGGCGAGCGCGGGTCTCGCCGCCACTCCGGTATTCCGCGAGACCGCGATTGGCGCGCTGTTCCGGGCAAATGCCGTCGCGGGTGATCGCACTCCGGATGAGCTGGCGGACGACGAGGCCTACTGGAGCGAGATCCAGCGCGCGTTCGACACCGATCGCACGTTGATCAACCTGAACAACGGCGGCGTGTGTCCGACGCCGAGTCACGTCCTCGAGGCGATGATCCGCGACCTTCGGTTCACGAACGAGTCGCCGGCGGAGCACATGTGGCGAGTGCTCGAGCCGCGCATAGAGAGTGTGCGCCGCGATCTCGCGAGGGAGTTCGGGTGCGATCCCGAGGAGATGGCCATCACGCGTGGCGCGTCCGAGGCGCTGGAGAATATGATCATGGGCCTCGACTTGAAGCGCGGCGACGAGGTCGTGGTGACGAACCAGAACTACGGCCGGATGCTCACCGCATGGCAGCAGCGGGAGCGTCGCGAAGGGATCGTCGTTAAGCAGGTGGCGTTCAAGGTGCCGCCTCCGTCGATGAAATACATCGCGGATCAGATCAAGGCGGCGGTGACGCCGCGGACGCGGATCATCGAGTTCCCTCACATCACGAATCTCACCGGGCAGATAATGCCCGTCCGCGAGATCGTGGACTTTGCGCGACCACGCAACATCGAGGTGTTCGTCGACGGAGCTCATGCGTTCGGACATTTCCCTTTCACGCGGGATGAGCTGGGTGTGGACTACTACGGAACGAGTCTGCACAAGTGGCTGCTAGCTCCCATCGGCACGGGATTCCTTTACGTGCGGAAGGAAAAGCAGAAGTCGTTATGGCCGCTGATGGCAGCGGCCCCAAGCCAGGACAACGACATCCGGAAATACGAGGAAATCGGGACTCATCCGGCGGCGAATCACAACGCGATCTCGGCGGCACTGGCATTTCAGCGCGGGATCGGTGGGGAGCGGAAATTCGCCCGGCTGCGCTTTTTGCGCGATCGCTGGGCGAAGCGATTGCTCGCAGAGAGTCCGAGGGTGCATGTGCTGACGCCGTTCGACGCGAAGCAGTCCGGGGCTCTCGGGCTTTTCAACGTCGACGGGCTGGAATTCGATAAGCTTGGCGCGTGGTTGATGACGAACTACCGGATCGTGAACACTCCGATTCTGCATCCGGAGTTCAACGGGATCCGGATCACGCCCAATGTCTACACGACGCTCGACGAGATTGACACCTTCGCTGATGCGGTAACGAAAGCGATCAAGAAGGGCATTAGCTGA